A single Tachypleus tridentatus isolate NWPU-2018 chromosome 9, ASM421037v1, whole genome shotgun sequence DNA region contains:
- the LOC143227025 gene encoding putative E3 ubiquitin-protein ligase MGRN1: MGILASRQNARVEEDEMGAAQAYRYPSKSGNYFASHFIMGGERFEINQPEAYLFGENMDLNFLGGKPTPFPYPAPQACEATRPLRSLINIRKESLRFVK, encoded by the exons ATGGGAATACTAGCTAGTCGTCAGAATGCACGGGTGGAGGAAGACGAGATGGGAGCAGCTCAAGCTTATCGCTACCCGTCAAAATCAG GAAATTATTTTGCCAGTCACTTCATTATGGGAGGAGAAAGGTTCGAAATAAACCAGCCAGAAGCTTATTTGTTTGGTGAAAACATGGATTTGAACTTTTTAGGGGGAAAGCCAACACCT TTTCCCTATCCAGCTCCGCAAGCATGTGAAGCTACTCGTCCACTGAGAAGTTTGATTAATATAAGAAAGGAGTCGCTACGGTTTGTTAAGTAA